The nucleotide window ATATTTTTCCATCATCCATACGAGTCGTTTGGACCGATTGTTGATTTTATCGCAGAAGCAGCGGAAGACCCGAGCGTATTGGCAATTAAGCAAACGCTCTACCGGGTAAGCGGGAATTCGCCGATTATTCAGGCGTTAAAGCAGGCGGCGGAAAACGGTAAACAGGTGACCGTTTTAGTAGAGTTAAAAGCACGTTTTGACGAGGAAAATAATGTGCATTGGGCGAAACAGCTTGAACAGGCGGGGTGTCTTGTCATTTATGGAATGAATAATCTGAAAACCCACTCAAAAATTACACTTGTTGTCCGTCGACGCAACGGGAAAATTGAGCGCTTTGTTCATTTAGGAACGGGCAATTACAATGATGCCACTGCAAAAATCTATACGGATATGGGGATCATTACATCGCATAAAGAATTTGGTATTGATGCGACAAACTTCTTCAATTATTTGAGCGGTTATACTGACAAACCTGAATTCCATCATATTGTCGTCGCGCCTTTCGATATTCGTGATGAATTCCTTGATTTAATCGATAAGGAAATAGCGCTACATAAAAAATATGGAAACGGGTTTATCCGGGCAAAAATGAATTCTCTAACCGACAAGGATTTAATGATGAAACTTTATGAGGCATCGATTGCAGGGGTAAAAATTGAGCTGATTATTCGCGGTATTTGCTGTCTGCGTCCGGGTATCCCGGGAATCTCGGAAAATATAACCGTTTTGAGTATTGTTGGCCGTTTCCTTGAACACTCCCGGATTTTCTGGTTCCATCATAACGGCGAGGATAATCTATACTTATCTTCTGCGGATATGATGACACGGAATATGATTAAACGTGTGGAAATACTGTTTCCGATTTATTCACCGGAAATTAAATACCGGATCCAGCGCATTATGCTACTCCAAATTAAAGATAATCAAAAAGCACGCATCCAGGATTCAAATGGAAAATACCACTATAAAGAAGGCCATTATCGTGATGGCCGTATTGACAGTCAGGAAATCTTTCTGGCTGAATCACTCGGGCCGATTTTGGAAGAATAGTGTAACAGAGAAAGCTATGGACGAGATGTTCATAGCTTTTTATTTTGATTGGTGTTGGGGGCTGGGAATTTATTAGAACAAATGAGAGGGATATTAGAACAAAGCGGAGGGATATTAGAAAATCTGAAGGGGATATTAGAACAAAGCGCCTACATTTTAGAACATGTTTAAGATATATTAGAACATCCTAATTTTATTAGAACAAATAAATTTATATTAGATGATTTTCCGATTTATTAGAAGATTAGAGCCCCTTGATCGCTTTAAAGAAGAAATCGGACTATAAATCAAGTAAATAACCGGATAAAACAGAAAAAATTATATATTAGTATTTATTTCCTTACTATTATAGTAAACTCTATTTATGAATGACTGTTCATTTTATAAGTAAAGGGGATGGGTAAAGTGTTACAAGGCAAAACGATTATTATTACAGGCGGCTCTAGCGGGATGGGGCTTGGAATGGCAAAGCAGTTCGTGAAAGAAGGGGCAAATGTTGTGATCACCGGACGTGACCTGGAGCGTTTGGCCAATGCAAAGGGAGAAGTAGAAAAATTTGGTTCTACAATCGAAACATTTCAAATGGACGTTCGTGAACCGGATCATGCACAGGCAATGGTTGCATTTGCAGCAGAGAAATTTGGTCAAGTAGACGGCTTGGTGAACAATGCGGCAGGGAACTTTTTAGTGCATGCTGAAAAGTTGTCGCCGAACGGATGGAAGGCTGTTATTGATATTGTATTGAATGGAACATTTTACTGTACTTCGGCAATTGGTCGTTATTGGATTGAAAATGGAATCAAGGGTTCGATTATTAATATGGTGGCAACATATGCATGGGGTGCAGGAGCTGGTGTCATTCATTCAGCTGCCGCTAAAGCGGGGGTGCTCTCGTTGACACGTTCGCTTGCGGTAGAATGGGGCGGTCAATACGGAATACGTGTAAATGCTATTGCGCCTGGACCAATTGAGCGTACTGGAGGGGCAGACAAACTGTGGGAATCGGAAGAACAAGCAAAACGTACATTGGAGTCTGTTCCGCTGAAGCGTCTTGGTACGCCTGAGGAAATAGCCGATCTGGCGGTATTTATGCTATCGGATAAGGCAGGCTATTTAAATGGGGAATGCATTACTTTAGATGGCGGACAATGGCTGAATCAGCACCCGTTCTAAGTCAATTAATATCAAAAAAGAATAAACTCCAAATTATTGCTGCATACTATCGCTAACTGTTTAAAGGAGGCGATTACAATCGGAATCTGGCTATATCCAACAATTTTCGTTGTCATCATACTATGTTTTATAGGCTATTATTTGACGGTACGTGTTGGACATAATATAGAAGGGAGCGGTCAGGAACGTGATTCGGAAGTGCCTGAAGAAATCCAGGAGCATCCTTTTCTGCTCAACCCGATTATTTTATCGTATGCTGTTTTCGGTACATTTACAGGTATCATTATTTTTTATTATTGGGCAAGGGGTTACTGAAATTAATGCATAATGGGACGAATCTTCTCGTCTTATTATGCTTTTTCTTTTGCAATCATAGGCGCCTTTCATAGTCATAAAAATGGTCCATATGGTATGATAGAGATTAGAGAAACAGTTTTGTCGAAAGACAGGGCAAAGAATAACGGCAGTAATTTTTCATTTTATTTTAGTATTATGCTGCTCGTTATTAGCGGGATAAAGGAGTAGAATGTCATGATTTCAACGAACAACAGAGCTTTACTAGATATGCCTATAAAAGATTTTATTATTTCGTCTGAGAAGGTCGCTCACGTACAAAGTGGCAACAACGCTGAACATGCATTATTAGTTTTAACAAAAACGGGGTATTCTTCTATTCCAGTACTGGATGTAAAGTATCGTTTAAAAGGTTTGTTAAGCACCAAAATGATTACGGAGTCTATTTTAGGTTTAGAGCGAATTGAATATGATAGATTAGCAGACATTCGTGTGGATGAGGTCATGAATCAGGAAGTTGTGTATTTAAAAATTACGGATACATTTCAACGTGCACTGGATTTAGTAATTAACCACGCCTTTTTATGTGTAGTCGATGATGAAGGAACATTCGTCGGTATTATGACGCGAAGAATTATTTTAAAACAATTAAAGAAATATATTTACCAGCACAACGCTTAAATTAAAAGTCGACAAAGTCCTTAAGGGGT belongs to Solibacillus sp. FSL W7-1436 and includes:
- the fadH gene encoding 2,4-dienoyl-CoA reductase produces the protein MLQGKTIIITGGSSGMGLGMAKQFVKEGANVVITGRDLERLANAKGEVEKFGSTIETFQMDVREPDHAQAMVAFAAEKFGQVDGLVNNAAGNFLVHAEKLSPNGWKAVIDIVLNGTFYCTSAIGRYWIENGIKGSIINMVATYAWGAGAGVIHSAAAKAGVLSLTRSLAVEWGGQYGIRVNAIAPGPIERTGGADKLWESEEQAKRTLESVPLKRLGTPEEIADLAVFMLSDKAGYLNGECITLDGGQWLNQHPF
- a CDS encoding short-chain dehydrogenase produces the protein MLHTIANCLKEAITIGIWLYPTIFVVIILCFIGYYLTVRVGHNIEGSGQERDSEVPEEIQEHPFLLNPIILSYAVFGTFTGIIIFYYWARGY
- the cbpB gene encoding cyclic-di-AMP-binding protein CbpB, encoding MISTNNRALLDMPIKDFIISSEKVAHVQSGNNAEHALLVLTKTGYSSIPVLDVKYRLKGLLSTKMITESILGLERIEYDRLADIRVDEVMNQEVVYLKITDTFQRALDLVINHAFLCVVDDEGTFVGIMTRRIILKQLKKYIYQHNA